The proteins below come from a single uncultured Carboxylicivirga sp. genomic window:
- a CDS encoding enoyl-CoA hydratase-related protein produces MEYLECKTYQTIEVAHNNEISWITLNNPTKKNALSKLMIIELINELKHIIDNDEQRVVVIKGANEMFCSGADLDWMRIGIKQNIQENIEDANLFFRLYSTLYYYPKPVIVWAEKFAFGGATGLLACADYSLADKNCLFGFPEVKLGLVPGTIAPFIVKKLGFNQSKALMLSGETFTAKKAKKIGLINEVVKTEKSHERIFALAQQFKRNSPEAITSTKHLLNRIVDNGELNGELIDLCCRTIASARISNDGQEGVNAFFEKRKPNWIKEAEE; encoded by the coding sequence ATGGAGTATTTAGAATGTAAAACATATCAAACTATAGAAGTCGCTCACAACAATGAGATTAGTTGGATTACATTAAATAATCCGACTAAAAAAAATGCATTATCAAAACTGATGATTATTGAGTTGATTAATGAATTAAAACACATTATTGATAATGACGAACAAAGAGTTGTTGTGATAAAAGGTGCTAATGAAATGTTTTGCTCCGGTGCTGATCTGGATTGGATGCGTATAGGTATTAAACAAAATATACAAGAAAACATTGAAGATGCCAACCTGTTCTTCCGTTTATATTCAACACTGTATTATTATCCGAAGCCAGTTATTGTTTGGGCTGAAAAATTTGCCTTTGGTGGAGCCACTGGACTGTTAGCTTGCGCTGATTATTCGCTTGCTGATAAAAACTGTCTATTTGGATTCCCTGAAGTTAAATTAGGATTAGTTCCGGGTACAATCGCGCCTTTTATCGTTAAAAAACTAGGCTTTAATCAAAGTAAAGCTCTAATGTTAAGTGGCGAAACTTTTACCGCTAAAAAAGCAAAGAAAATTGGTTTAATCAATGAGGTTGTGAAGACTGAAAAATCTCACGAACGCATCTTTGCATTAGCTCAGCAATTTAAACGAAACAGTCCCGAAGCAATAACATCAACCAAACACCTATTGAATCGGATTGTCGATAATGGAGAACTCAACGGTGAGTTAATCGACTTGTGTTGTAGAACCATTGCCTCTGCCCGTATATCAAATGATGGCCAGGAAGGCGTTAATGCCTTTTTCGAAAAAAGAAAACCCAATTGGATTAAAGAAGCAGAAGAATGA
- a CDS encoding carboxyl transferase domain-containing protein — protein sequence MFQLRSEINNNEEFQYNQKTNLQLVQEYWGKYNIVSKGGGEKALQKHTERGKLPPRKRIELLLDKDSPFLELSPLAANGQYKDSFPSAGIITGIGKVHGLDVMIVANDATVKGGTYIAETIKKHLRAQEIAEQNDLPCIYLVDSGGIFLPEQANVFADKNDFGRIFYNQSRMSAKGISQIAIVMGSCTAGGAYVPAMSDETIIVKDQGTIFLAGPPLVKAATGEEVTAEELGGGYVHTHISGVADHLADDDIHALHICRNIIESLPEKKQHQKEFKSPLYSSEDLYGLIPTDGMPFPDIKEIIARLTDNSEFHEFKKDYGSTLVTGFGEIHGQKVGILANNGILFSESAQKGTHFIQLCNEREIPMLFLQNITGFMVGKEYEHKGIAKDGAKMVNALANSKMPYFTFIIGGSYGAGNYAMAGRAYEPRFLFMWPNARISVMGAKQAAEVLITIKRDQAKALKQEIDESELEVIREQIVKKYEEEGSPYYSTSRLWDDGIIDPATSREVAARVLQIISKPNKEKTGYGVFRM from the coding sequence ATGTTTCAGTTAAGAAGTGAAATAAACAACAACGAAGAGTTTCAATATAATCAGAAAACAAACCTACAACTCGTACAAGAGTACTGGGGAAAATATAATATTGTAAGCAAAGGTGGCGGCGAAAAAGCGTTACAAAAACATACTGAAAGAGGTAAATTACCTCCTCGCAAACGAATAGAATTGCTATTGGATAAAGACTCTCCTTTTCTTGAGTTATCGCCTTTAGCAGCCAACGGGCAATATAAAGATTCATTTCCATCAGCAGGAATCATAACCGGCATTGGAAAGGTGCATGGGCTCGATGTGATGATTGTAGCGAATGACGCTACTGTTAAAGGCGGCACCTATATTGCCGAAACCATTAAGAAACATTTACGGGCCCAGGAAATAGCTGAGCAAAACGATTTACCCTGTATCTATTTGGTTGATAGTGGTGGAATTTTCCTTCCTGAACAAGCGAATGTATTTGCTGATAAAAATGATTTTGGACGCATTTTTTACAATCAATCCCGCATGTCGGCAAAAGGTATTTCGCAAATTGCCATTGTGATGGGATCGTGTACTGCAGGTGGAGCTTATGTTCCGGCCATGAGCGACGAAACAATCATTGTAAAAGATCAGGGTACAATTTTCTTGGCAGGCCCTCCACTGGTTAAAGCTGCAACTGGCGAAGAGGTGACAGCAGAAGAGCTTGGTGGAGGCTACGTACACACGCATATATCGGGTGTTGCCGATCATTTGGCCGATGACGATATACATGCTTTACACATTTGCCGTAACATAATTGAATCGTTACCCGAAAAAAAACAGCATCAAAAAGAATTTAAAAGTCCACTATATTCATCCGAAGATTTATACGGACTCATTCCTACTGATGGTATGCCTTTTCCGGATATTAAGGAAATTATTGCCCGATTAACAGACAATAGCGAGTTTCACGAATTTAAAAAGGATTACGGTTCAACGCTTGTTACAGGCTTTGGTGAAATTCATGGTCAAAAAGTTGGTATTTTGGCTAATAACGGAATCCTATTCTCCGAATCGGCACAAAAAGGTACTCATTTTATTCAGCTATGCAACGAGAGAGAAATACCCATGCTTTTTCTTCAAAACATTACCGGTTTTATGGTTGGTAAAGAATATGAGCACAAGGGAATTGCAAAAGATGGAGCTAAAATGGTGAACGCCTTGGCTAACTCAAAAATGCCCTATTTCACATTTATCATTGGGGGCTCTTATGGTGCCGGAAATTATGCTATGGCAGGCAGAGCCTATGAGCCTCGGTTTTTATTTATGTGGCCCAACGCCCGCATTTCGGTTATGGGAGCAAAACAAGCGGCTGAGGTTTTAATAACCATAAAGAGAGATCAGGCTAAAGCGCTAAAGCAAGAAATTGATGAATCGGAACTTGAGGTAATTCGCGAACAGATTGTAAAAAAATACGAGGAAGAAGGATCACCTTATTACAGCACCAGTCGTCTTTGGGACGATGGGATCATCGATCCCGCAACCAGTAGAGAAGTTGCAGCCCGGGTGTTGCAAATAATTTCAAAACCAAACAAAGAAAAAACGGGATATGGAGTATTTAGAATGTAA
- a CDS encoding biotin carboxylase N-terminal domain-containing protein has translation MKRGNKIRKVLIPNRGEIAVRIIKAAHDLGIKTVVTLSELEKDTIPAKLSDEVHFFNDLSLASTYLNIPLIVDIAQQYGADSIHPGYGFLAENHQLVLACEEVGITFIGPSADNLLQMGDKQTARNIARQCKVPVTPSWEGSVDEILQQASSMDFPVLIKAALGGGGKGMVICNDEQSLQLQLPAVARQALSFFGDDRVYVEKYIASPRHIEVQVLADDFGNTLHLFERECSIQRRFQKIIEEAPAANLSDQKRNELCSDAINLCKQIAYKSAGTIEFLLDDDGKHYFLEMNTRIQVEHCVTEEITHIDLVKWQFKIANEEELDFSQNDIQRMGHAIQARIYAEDPESDFTPSPGTINHLNVPDNHGLRIEMAFDAPDEIHPQFDPMIAKFIVHQPNREKAIKKLSAHLADTSFRGIKTNLSYLQNILNHKLFKEGKIHTHFCQTERELLLAKNKLITEQAIIAYALIRFKPDHSLKGFWRLYPSIDFTYNNAVFNASYRKGINQIHLIINGNEYTISKIQLTDYTIEFEYKNQIIKAWYFDDHQTYSIIINNQEHNIEAQDLLPEYQQKEETSNNLNGSTLHSPLPGQVAKILVKEGQEVKAGDVLVILEAMKMENRLSAWKDSMIEQIHVSSGDQVKSNQLLITTN, from the coding sequence ATGAAGAGAGGGAATAAAATTAGAAAGGTATTAATTCCGAACAGGGGGGAAATTGCTGTACGAATCATCAAAGCAGCTCATGATTTAGGGATAAAAACGGTTGTAACTTTATCTGAATTGGAGAAAGACACAATCCCCGCTAAATTGAGTGATGAAGTCCATTTTTTCAACGACTTATCTTTAGCTTCCACCTATTTAAATATTCCTTTAATTGTTGATATAGCTCAACAATACGGAGCTGATAGTATTCACCCGGGCTACGGTTTTCTGGCCGAAAATCACCAACTGGTGCTAGCTTGCGAAGAAGTCGGAATCACCTTCATTGGCCCATCGGCAGATAATTTGTTGCAAATGGGCGATAAACAAACGGCTCGTAACATTGCCCGTCAATGCAAAGTACCTGTTACCCCATCGTGGGAAGGATCGGTTGATGAAATATTACAACAAGCCTCATCAATGGACTTTCCGGTATTAATTAAAGCAGCATTGGGCGGTGGTGGAAAAGGAATGGTAATTTGTAATGATGAACAATCACTGCAACTTCAGTTACCTGCCGTGGCTCGTCAGGCACTTAGCTTTTTTGGTGACGATCGGGTGTATGTTGAAAAATACATTGCTTCGCCTCGTCATATAGAAGTTCAGGTTCTAGCTGACGATTTTGGTAACACACTCCATCTTTTCGAGCGGGAATGTTCCATTCAACGTCGTTTTCAAAAAATTATTGAAGAAGCTCCGGCCGCCAACCTTTCTGATCAAAAGAGAAATGAGCTATGCTCCGATGCAATTAATTTGTGCAAACAAATTGCTTACAAAAGTGCCGGCACAATAGAATTCCTTTTAGATGATGATGGAAAGCATTACTTTTTGGAGATGAATACCCGCATTCAGGTAGAGCATTGTGTAACGGAAGAAATAACACATATCGACCTGGTAAAGTGGCAATTTAAAATTGCGAACGAAGAGGAATTAGACTTCTCTCAAAATGATATTCAGAGAATGGGGCATGCTATACAGGCTCGCATTTACGCTGAAGATCCGGAATCTGATTTTACTCCATCTCCGGGCACTATCAATCACTTGAACGTACCCGATAACCATGGTTTAAGAATAGAGATGGCATTCGACGCACCAGATGAGATACATCCTCAGTTTGATCCTATGATTGCCAAATTCATTGTTCATCAGCCTAACAGAGAAAAAGCAATTAAAAAACTATCAGCACATCTTGCGGATACTTCATTCAGGGGCATCAAAACGAATCTTTCTTACCTTCAGAATATTTTAAATCACAAACTGTTTAAAGAAGGTAAAATTCATACACATTTTTGCCAGACAGAAAGAGAATTGCTGCTGGCAAAAAATAAACTTATTACAGAACAAGCAATCATTGCCTATGCTCTGATCAGGTTTAAACCCGATCACTCATTAAAAGGCTTTTGGCGCTTGTATCCAAGCATTGATTTTACTTATAACAATGCAGTTTTTAATGCCTCGTATCGTAAAGGAATTAATCAAATTCATTTAATAATCAATGGTAATGAATATACAATATCGAAAATTCAATTAACTGATTATACCATTGAATTCGAATACAAAAATCAAATTATAAAAGCCTGGTATTTTGATGATCACCAAACCTATTCGATCATCATTAATAATCAGGAACACAATATCGAGGCTCAGGACTTACTACCTGAATATCAGCAAAAAGAAGAAACGAGTAATAACCTAAACGGTTCGACACTGCATTCACCACTACCCGGACAAGTGGCTAAAATACTGGTAAAAGAGGGACAGGAAGTTAAAGCAGGAGATGTATTAGTCATTTTAGAAGCCATGAAAATGGAAAACCGCCTTAGTGCATGGAAAGACTCAATGATTGAACAAATTCATGTTTCAAGTGGCGATCAGGTAAAATCGAACCAACTATTAATCACAACAAACTAA